A window of Daucus carota subsp. sativus chromosome 2, DH1 v3.0, whole genome shotgun sequence genomic DNA:
AAGTACTCTCATCAATGGTCttaatcaagctgaatatgacaaggtgtcATCTCTCAAATCTGCCAAGGAGATATGTGATGCGTTGGAAGCTTATCATGAAGGTTCAAAGGGTCTAAGGAAAGTAAAGTTGGGACAACTCATGAAGGAACTTGGTGCCTTCAGTTTTCAAAAGGGAGAAACAATCAAAGAGGCTCAAGCTAGGTTTCAACTCATTGTCAATAATCTAGGGAGACTTGGAAAGATAATTCCTCAATCAGAACTCAACATGAACATTCTAGCTTCTGTTCCATTCGACTTTCAAGCCAAAGTAACTGCCTTAGAAGCTGCTCACAATATTGATACAATGGATCATCTAGCTCTTTTTGCTGAATTAGAACAATTtgagaaaaagatgcattccaAGAAGCATGATGCTCCGgttgagaaaatgaagaatttaGCTCTTACTGCTGAAAAGAGCAagccagaatcagatgaggaatcAGATGAAGATCTTGCACTCCTTTCCAAGAAAATTCAAAGGATGATCAACAAACATAATCAGCTGAAAAGGGAGAAAGGCAAGGACAAGGCTAAGTACTCAAGTAGCAGAAAGCCCTCCAAGGAATCAAAGGATCAGAACTGCTTCGAATGTGGAAAGCCTGGTCACTTTAAGAAGGACTGCTACAAGCTGAAGTCAAAACAGCCTGCTGTTTCTAaagacaagaagaagaaatctAAAGCGCTTCTgacttggagtgatgatgaagaagaatctgccTCCAATGATGAATCTGGTGAGGAACTGATCAATCTTGCACTTGTTGGCATGGAGGATGACAATGTTCAAGGACTCACCGATGATGGTCTTGTCGAAACTGACTCCGAGGATGACAACAGTGAGGTTAGCTCgttcaaatttgatatttccaatgataatcttgtgctagaacaactaaccatgcaggagcAAGATCATATTCCAAATGAGGAATATAATTCTCTCAAGGCAgaaaacagcaagctgattgaaaAGAATAACTATCTGaagaacatggttcaagagctTATGCAGAAGATAGATAAATTCTTTGACTCCAAAGAGCCTACTCAAGCCAGAATAAAGGAACTTCAAGAAAAGCTAGATCAAGCTGAAGGGTTTCATAAAGTTTTGATGAGACGAaatgaagttcagaaagaaGAGATCTCCCAGCTGAAACAAGAAGTAGAAGCCAGAGATGCATGCCTAGAGACATTCAAATTAAAAGAATCCACAAAACTGCATACATCTCAGCCTGCTCCCAGTACATCTCAGCCTGCTGCAAGTACTTCACAGCCCACTGCTACAACAAAAcagcaagctgaaaagatcaaaattCTCGAATCAGAAGTATTGAAGCTCAGAAAAGGAATGGGAacttttgttcaaggagaagaaggtCTAAAGTACATGATGAAGAGCATCAAGGTTCCACTTGACAAAGATGGTGTTGGTCACAACTTCAACAAGAAGGCAAATGCTCTCAAGTATGAAGGAAGGCGTGGCAAACCATACAAATATGCTATGCCCTGGAAGAAATGTGCAAAATGTGGAGGACAAGGACATCTAGCTCAGAATTGCAGAGTCAGGCCTCAAAGACAGTACTTCCAGAAAAGATCAGAAGGGAAAACAGCCTACTGGAACAAGAAAACAGCTTACTAGAATGGTCAAAACAGAAGCTACAGAACTCAGCAGCATACATATCCTACTGTGGTCCAAAAGTGGATCAAGAAAACTGATTTAAatgctttatatgttcttgCTTCTAACCAGAGTGGACCCAAaccaatttgggtaccaaagggttgagttttgttttctttgttttgcagATGTGTCTTGCTGCTAAGATCAAGTCTACACAATGGATCATTGATAGTGGCTGTACAAGGCATATGTGTGGAGACAAAACTCAGTTTAAGagtctaaagatgaaaagaggaagAGGTGTAACTATTGGTGATAGTAAGACTCTCCCTATTCTAGGTAAAGGTAAAGTTGGTAATGACACGGCCTCTATTTCTAATGTTAGATTTGTTAAAGGCTTAAAATATAATCTGCTTAGTGTAAGTCAATTGCATGATGATGGTCATAAAGTTGAATTCTCTAAGGATAAATGTGTTATTACTGTTGGTACTAACCAGATTCCTCTAGTTGCTAGAAGgaaaggaaatatatatatcttagatTTTGAGTTGCAGAAAACAGCCTGCTGTTTAGCTGCTGTGGATGCTGATCCAACCATTTGGCATAGAAGATTGGGTCATGCTCACATGGACTTGCTTAAGAAGTTGTCAAGCAAGGAGCTAGTGAGGGGTCTGCCCAAATTAAAATATACCAAGACCGAGGTGTGTTCAGCATGTCAGCTAGGCAAGCAAATCCGAAGCACTCATAAGGCTAAGAATATGGTATCAACTTCTCAACCTCTAGAACTCTTACACTTAGACTTGTTTGGTCCTGAGGCTTATAAAAGCATTGGAGGTAATCAATATTgtttggttgttgttgatgattattctcgaTATTCATGGACTTTATTTcttcgtactaaagattgtgcatttgaagaatttgaaattctaatcaAACTTCTTGAGAATAAGTTGAAAACCAAGCTTATAGGTATAAGGAGTGATCATGGAGGTGAATTCCAAAAGGACTTTATTACAtactgtgaagaaagaggaatcactCACCAATTCTCAGCTCCAaggacacctcaacaaaatggagtcgTAGAGCGCAAAAACAGGTCACTTCAGGAAACAGCAAGGACGTTATTGCAAgaaagcaagctgccaagaagtttctgggcagaagcagtCAATACAGCCTGCTATGTTCTGAACAGGGTGATCATCAGGCCTATCTTGAACAAGACTCCATATATATGAGTTGCTGAGAAATAAGACTCCTAATATCGGGTACTTTAAAGTTTTTGGTTCTAAATGCTTTGTTCTTGAAAATATTGATAGAGTTGGTAAATTTGATGCTAAATCTTTTGAAGCTATCTTTCTTGGTTATTCTTCAACTAGTCGTAcatatagatattataatttagataaacatactgttgaagaatcTATTGATATTGTCTTCAAAGAACCTAACAATGATCTGCCAAGAGATGAGGAAGATGATGCAGGTATTGATCCAAATGCTTCACCTCAATCTGATGAGAAGAAGTCAGAGGAAGCTGCTACTCCAGAATCTAAGCAAGCTGAAACTCCATCTTCACAGACTGTCACTCTATCACAGCAAGCTGGAACATCATCTCAGCCTACTGGAATGACATCTCAACAAGCTGGATCTTCATCTCAGCAAGGTGGAACAGAATCTCAGCAAGATGGACTCTCCTCTGCAGTCAGGAATCTCTCCaacattccatctcaaatgaaGCTTGATGGATCTTATGATGATGATGTACCTCCTACAAAGCGGATTCGAACATCTCATGAAGAAATATCTCAAAAAACTCTGCCCAAGGCTACAAggacagtgaagaatcatcctcctgaGTTGGTGATTGGTGACATATCAGAAGGAATCAAGACaagaaaaggaaaagcaaaCTTTTGTGCCTATGCTGCTTTTCTAGCTCAAGAAGAACCAAAATCTGTTCAAGAAGCTCtcaaagatgaaaattggatcatggctatgcaagaagaactcaatcaattcgaaagatgtgatgtttgggaattgGTTAAGCGTCCAGAGAATGCATCAgttgttggcactagatgggtatTCAAGAACAAGCTTGATGAAGAAGGTACTATCACTCGcaacaaagcaaggcttgtggctcaAGGATACAACCAGCAAGAAGGAatcgattttgatcaaacatatgctccggttgctcgCTTGGAATCAATCAGAATGCTTTTAGCTTATGCATGCTACAAAAAGATCAagctgtttcagatggatgtgaagagtgttTTCCTAAACGGCCTGCTGGAAGAGGAAGTTTTTGTAAAACAGCCGCTTGGTTTTGAACATGAACAATATCCAGACTACGTCTACAAGTTGAAGAAAGCTCTTTATGGATTGAAACAAGCTCCTAGATCATGGTACAAGAGACTCAGTGAGTTCTTAATTAAGAATGGTTTTGTACGAGGCAAGATTGATCCTACTCTATTTACAAAATCTCTTAATGGTGAAATCTTAGTAGTCAaagtttatgttgatgatattatatttgggtctactaatAATGAACTTTGTGAGTGGTTTTCGAAGTGTATGCATAGTGAATTTGATATGAGCATGATGGGTGAGCTCAACTATTTCTTGAGTCTTAAAATCAAGCAAACTTCTGATGGTATCAATGTGCACCAAGGAAAATATGTGAAAGAGTTGctgaagagatttggatttgaaaATGTCAAGTCAAAACCCACTCCAATGTCTCAAACCAGCAAGCTGTTTTCAGATGAATCAGGTAAAAGTGTTGATATAACAcgatatcgaggtatgattggatctctattatatctaacagcctctagacctgatatcatgtataGTGTATGTGTTTGTGCACGGTTTCAAGCTAACCCAAAGGAGTCCCACTTAAATGCTATTAAGAGGATCTTTCGATACTTAAGTGGTACTATTAATCTTGGACTTTTCTATACTATTTCAAATACATTTGATCTCgtggggtatagtgatgcagactaTGCCGGTTCTCAAACGgataggaaaagcacaagtggtgTTTGCAATTTTCTTGGTTCTAGCTTGGTGTGTTGGCAAAGTAAGAAGCAAACATCTGTAGCTCTCTCTACAACTGAAGGTGAATATTTAGCTACGGGGAGTTGTTGTTCACAAGTACTTTGGATGATGCAAACTCTCAAGGATTTTGGAATCAAATGTGACAAAGTTccaatttattgtgataacactagCACAATAAACATCTTAGAGAATCCGGTTCTTCACTCTCGCACAAAGCATATCGACGTTCGACATCATTTCTTGCGGGATAATGTGGCTAAAGGAAAAATCAGTCTAGTCTACATTCCTACAGAGTATCAGCTCGCTGACATTTTTACCAAGCCTCTGCCAGAAGAAAGATTTCTCATCATCCgcagggaattgggtatgtgcaCTGTCTAAATCAGCAAGCTGTCACAGGTAAGTAGCTTACTCCTTTGTATTTCCCTTCATTTTAGCACGCTGTTATGCATGTGTCCTTTCAGATATGTAGTTGTTGGCAGTCAACACTGATCTATATGCTTATTCAATGCTCGCATGCTTATCTGTGCTCCGTACTCTGTgctttatttgaattttaaattccCTTATAAATATCTTATCTGCTATATGttagatttaattgttaaaatatgatttatctaCTTAAGTGGGGTTATAGATATCTCAAGTCAAGTATTTCCAAAATATCTCCTCACTTTTCGGCAAAAAGATTTATCTCCGAAATCTTTTATTCACCTATTTGGGAAATTATATCGCCGCATACCTCTCCAAAGCAACAATACAGGTCACTCAAGGGTTTTCTTCTCAAAGTCTCATTTGCACTCGTCTCTTTCTACACGCTCTCGAAAGCTCTCACCAAAACCCTAGCTATGGCGAAAACTCGAAACACTTCCACTCCAGCCTCCAGTTCCCGGAAACGCCCTCGCGTCTCAAAACCCGATCGTGTCATCATCGACACCACTGTCGAGGAAATCGAATCGTCGAATCATTCTGCCTAGGAAGTATTCAGTTCCGATGACGACTCCGCAGCGGTTGCAGTTGTTAAGAAATCTCCCTACGCTATCAAGTTCATTGACGCCGATTTCGAAGCCAGGTATCGCGACTATAACCTTGCAAATCGTAAAATTATCTATGGAAAATCTGTTGTGGGTCCTGAATTTGAGGAATGTGGGCTTGTTAAAATCTTTGAAGATCTTAATCTGAAGTTTCTAATTGAGTTACCTGATACTTGTTATCCATGGTTAGTACTAGAATTTTATTCGAATCTGCATATTGAGAAAGATGAAATTGATGGGACAATTGAGTATGCTAGTAGGGTTAGGGATCAGTACATTAGGCTCACTCCTATGATGCTTAATGCTATGCTGAAATTTAGGGGTTTAGACGGTGATGGGATTATTGTGCCGTTTACTAAGAAAGGGGTATGTCTTTTATTTGATGATCTGTCTGAGCTAACCCAGCACTCGATTGTTCGAGGAGATCCTGACAATTTTGATACTACTCTGCCTACGTCTGCTGTTTTAGACCCCATGGCTAATTTACTATTTAAGATCTCTCGTACTAATATTTGTCCACGTCTTGGGAGTCGCTCTGTTCTTACCTGtcaggatttgattattatttccTTGCTGATGCGTGGCAAAAAATTTGATATGTCTGGGTTGATCTTGCAAAACATGATGGATTGTGTGACTAAGAAAACAAGGCCTCTGCGTTATGGGTTATTGCTCACACGGGTGTTTAAGTGTGCTGGTGTGAAGCTAGATGAACGTGAAGCTGTTGTTGCTAATGCTTTTATCGACGGTCACAGTCTGTCACATCTTAGTCTGCAAGTTTCTGAAGATGGTACTCTTGAGAAAGTTCCTCCTATCCAGCCAGCTCTTTTCTCAACTTCAAGCTTTCCAGAATCTTACTCTGCTGCTCCTACCTTTCagactcttattgataaatTGGAATCCAAGCTTTCGGATATTCAAAAGGATTTTGCTGAGTACAAACAGACTGTAAATGAGGTTAAGGCTCAGAATACTGAATTACTTGGGTATCTTCAGAAAGCGAAATGTGCTGTTCGAGCTGCCAAAGCTACTGCCAAGGAAGGGGATAAATCTATTGCTCAAGTTGCTGATAAGGAGCTTTCTACTCCTCCTCCCGAGATCTCTGCTGATGTTGCCTCCGGCTCCTCAGATGCTGCTCAGAATCAGGAACAAGCTGCCTTGGATGATCTTTTTGCTGATTATGGGGGAGAAATCAGGAGTGCTTTACTTTGGGTGCTGGGAatgttaattagttttaattcagACTTATGCTATGGTTTATGTGGTTAAGACTAAGTATGGTTAAGACTTATTTTGGATTGCTTTTGTGTGCTGTGTATCAGCAAGACTTATTATGTGTTTGTGGTTATTGGTTTATgctgctactaacttggtttgTTAACTGTTGAATTAGGATTTGATTAAGTGAGTTTATGATATGTTAAGCTATTATTGTGTTAAATTGCTTGAGTAGCTAATTTTTGATAATCTATGCTAGAATTCTACTGTTTCTAACTTATCTGCAGGATTATCATATTCAGGGGGAGTTTTACTCCTGATAtttgtgtaatcatcaaaaagggggagattgtaaatcccaagttttgatgatgacacactTTAGCAAGCTCTTATCTTTTTCAGCTTAACATAATCTAATCTTTACTCTGTTGTAGCCTGCTGTTTATCATCTAATCCATTCTGCAGGTGTTATATAGACAACAGAACTATAACAAGCTATTTTAGCTTGACAAACTGTTATAGCATGCTGTGTTGCTTTTGTAATACTGTGTTGCAGGAATTTTTACTATAACAGAATTATAGCGAGCTGTTTTATAATAGCAAGCTATAATAAAGTCCTACCAGTAGTAGAACACTTCAAAGATTGCAGCTGTTGACTTCTACAATTTATAGGACTTAAGGTGTACGTTTTCTAATCTGaatatgagttaaatatacatattataagctcagattatttaaatgaaaatgttTCCTAAAATCAAGGAAGTTGTTATGATTTAAACTTATCTTTTCTAAACAACCTACCTTATCCCATAATCTTAGGGACTGTTGCTCTTAAACGTTTTCTAAACTTAGTCCTCTACTTTTATGGAAGCTTAAACGTTGTACAAACAACCTGTAACGTTCATATTATGCAACGTTTATGGAGGCTTGGTACAATGTAGCCGTTATAGCTTTTAGTATATATACGGCTTGCTGTTTTCAAGTATAGTTAACAACTCACGATCTTGAAAACATTCTCAATCTCTTCTGAGCTTATATTGTGTATTCGATTCATATCTTATTAGAGAGCatagtttgagttgtaatctctcattttattcaaagttgtatttgattagtcactaaagctagcggggttctaagtatagaacaaaaggggagttagatagaattagtcttcacaaggtctgaggtgctaaggttcgaggaacaaggtgaattcaaggagggaagctcaaggaattcagaggttcaagaacaggtgcacagggggctaagtgtcgagctgttttctgtctgctcaaggtttcagcaagctgctttaggtgactggataaagggagatatattattattctgtaattgttggaatttttagtaataatatattctcttaccaagttggtaagggaccaggacgtagaccattagacataggggtcgaacctggctaaaattgcttgtgtctgatttacatTTCTGCACTTTACTGTTTTGCATAATAGCCTGCTATAATCACACTTGATctgaaaacagtaagctgaaatattcggtaaaagtttaaaattggtATAGTTAGCCatttacacctattcacccccctctaggtgtactTACAATCTAAAGGTTCGTTGAATCTTCTATCAAATAATTTCTAGAAAATTCTCTAAAGCTATATATAAAGCATTGTAATCTGTCAAGATAATGTGTCAATAAAAAATACAAGATGAGAAGAGCTCTATATATAGtagaaaatcaattattttctaTCACCAATATGAAGAACTTATAATGCTTCTGGATCAAATCATCATTTGCTTTTATAATTTGGTGTAAATCAGACTCCATTAGTTTGAAACCTACATATATGTCTTTGAATTCTCTTTTAGAAGGGGGCAATAAGATTTGTTTGATTTCCACTATGTCTGAATGACGTAGGAGTCGACTATTACTTCCATATATGTTTGATCCAACTTTTGCTGTATTGGATTTTCAATATGTCGGATCAAACATAGTAATAAGTCGAATCCTACGTCATCCACACATAGTGGAAATCAAACACATCTTATTGCCGCCTTCTAAAAGAGAATTTAAAGACATATATGTAGTTTTCAAACTAATGGAGTCTGATTTACACCAAGTTATAAAAGCAATTGATGATTTGACCGGGGAGCATTATAAGTTCTTTTTGTTGAAAAGGTGGTCGGCTTTTACTCAAATATAGAAGTTTAAAATCACTTAATTGTataaagatttataaataaaaataacaagCTTTCTATTTCACTAGAATGAAGATACAATCATTTGTTTCGTAAATGCAATAACAAGAATCTACCGTCTTTTTTCACTTCTTATTGTTTCACTCAGCAATACATGCAATATTATCATTatcacaacaatatatattattagattttttaacaAATCAAACATATTATGCAAAATCATGGCATTTTAAATCTTCTCATCATTGTGTTTGGTGGTCAATATAGGCATTAATAACGTCATGgtattaaatataacatttagATCCTCGAGATGTGTTTAATTGCTATATAAATGGGGATTCATTATGCCAtctatcatattataaaattattttctcatTGAGGTTTAATTGTTTGTAATAATGGATGCTAAGTCATCAATAAGTCTATAAATTATGAGGAAATGTTTTAGATTACATGTGGGTATTGATTTTATGTCAatgaattttcttaaaataaagtaaaaaagttaaatataattaatttttagaacatGCCTATATGATCATTTTGCTAGAATAGGAGCCTATTTCGAGAATGCATTTATCAATATAGTTAGTAATAAATATTGATGGCATAATCAACCAAGCATAATAGCTTTTATAGCAATCAACCACACCTTTTGTTTAATACCATGGACCAAACAAAAGGACTAAGATGTAAAATGGGAGGCAATTTGTTTGATTTCTTAAAAGCAAATCAATGATATATACTGTtagagaaaattatatatataaaaaacttaattttatagaaatatGGCAAACTTAATTTTCACGAGCTCTCGACCCAGGTGAGGCTCGCAGCCTCCTTGGGAGTAATCAGGTAAAATATTACAGCTACTAAACACTGAAAACGGCAAGGAAAATTGGTGGAAGCAATGGAGATCGGCTGATATTGGGGAGAGTACACGAGGGAGAGAGGAAAGGTTTGAGAGACGGATGAATTGAAGAAGAATCGGGGTTTTATCCCTGTTACTActtctttaattattaaatgaCCATATTGCCCCTGCTACGAATTAAAACAATTTAGAAATCAAGGGTAATCTTGTAACTAAATAATCTAATCTAGAAGTTTCATTGGAAATAGGATTTTTgaagataatttttaaaagaattttagaagaaagagtttagtaaataataatttgaaataaaggaTTCAATATCAACGGGATATTTAAAAAGGATTTGAgttttataagaattttgttCGAAAAGTTTCTACATACTAGAGCAATtgcaataaattatttaaaaagaaaatttataggCTCAAAATAAAAGATTGGAAGCCAAgggacaaaattttaataattcacgtatcaaaaaattaattaatcacataaataattttacacataatttagcaccaaatttattctaatctactccctccgtcccattttaactgcttttgacttttttacatgtattttaaggtgttaaaaaaatcacatgtagacataattaatctttataaaatttatatcaaacaaaagtttagaatccaaactttaatttgatataagaattaaatatttttattgtgtgtaagtattatttttttacacctcaatatacgtgttaaaaagtcaaacatcagttaaaatgggacagagggagtaattaacaTAAAGCAATTATAAAGTCATGGAAATTAAACTaccacataaataaataaattaagaaagaAAATAGTCTTGGcaatattatcataaaaaaataaaataaatagataaatcaaatataatcaccaaaatattattataaaatactgTGGCGTTACATAAGCTATAGAGGTTTTATCCTAATTAATGTCACGTACAGCTGACACAACCCGAAACACAACGATGCCCATTGCTGACATGATTAATTCAAGCACAACTCAATGGGTTATCACTAAAGGACTTGTCTACTAAGATTACAAACCTTTCCGTTTAtacaatttattgatatcataaattaataaattttggaatgacatagaattgacatgttaacTAGTGGTGTTGCCTGAAACCCAAATTTGCCAacatagaattgacatgttaacCATCTGCAAATATAATTAGCAAC
This region includes:
- the LOC108226016 gene encoding uncharacterized protein LOC108226016: MADQFQGKSDFRAPLLTGSDNYNWWKGQMEAHISRDPLMQRVVERGPYQFLDKDGKVKDVDELTTDELTKMGANGKARSTLINGLNQAEYDKVSSLKSAKEICDALEAYHEGSKGLRKVKLGQLMKELGAFSFQKGETIKEAQARFQLIVNNLGRLGKIIPQSELNMNILASVPFDFQAKVTALEAAHNIDTMDHLALFAELEQFEKKMHSKKHDAPVEKMKNLALTAEKSKPESDEESDEDLALLSKKIQRMINKHNQLKREKGKDKAKYSSSRKPSKESKDQNCFECGKPGHFKKDCYKLKSKQPAVSKDKKKKSKALLTWSDDEEESASNDESGEELINLALVGMEDDNVQGLTDDGLVETDSEDDNSEVSSFKFDISNDNLVLEQLTMQEQDHIPNEEYNSLKAENSKLIEKNNYLKNMVQELMQKIDKFFDSKEPTQARIKELQEKLDQAEGFHKVLMRRNEVQKEEISQLKQEVEARDACLETFKLKESTKLHTSQPAPSTSQPAASTSQPTATTKQQAEKIKILESEVLKLRKGMGTFVQGEEGLKYMMKSIKVPLDKDGVGHNFNKKANALKYEGRRGKPYKYAMPWKKCAKCGGQGHLAQNCRVRPQRQYFQKRSEGKTAYWNKKTAY